The following are from one region of the Rosistilla carotiformis genome:
- the mntR gene encoding manganese-binding transcriptional regulator MntR yields MTTDGGTGAASAPLRDPGLPSKTHQRTRSDHASEVAEDYVEAIADAIAQRGVCRAVDLVNQFAVTHATVNNTIGRLQRDGLVETEPYQPIELTVKGRRLATQSRKRHEIVEAFLRRLGVSEQTAAADTEGIEHHVSKETLAAMKRVLTKGWPE; encoded by the coding sequence CTGACGACTGACGGCGGAACCGGCGCCGCATCCGCACCTTTAAGGGATCCTGGTTTGCCCTCCAAGACGCATCAACGCACTCGATCCGACCACGCTAGCGAGGTTGCGGAGGACTATGTCGAAGCGATTGCCGACGCGATCGCCCAGCGTGGGGTCTGTCGCGCCGTCGATTTGGTCAATCAATTTGCTGTCACACACGCTACGGTCAACAATACGATCGGGCGTTTGCAGCGGGACGGATTGGTCGAGACCGAGCCGTATCAACCGATCGAATTGACAGTCAAAGGGAGGCGATTGGCGACGCAATCGCGAAAACGGCACGAGATTGTCGAGGCGTTTCTGCGGCGATTGGGAGTCAGCGAGCAGACGGCCGCCGCGGACACCGAGGGGATCGAGCACCATGTCAGCAAAGAAACGCTGGCTGCGATGAAACGCGTCCTGACCAAAGGCTGGCCCGAATAA
- the tyrS gene encoding tyrosine--tRNA ligase, whose translation MTDILSELRWRNLIHQVTDEAGLAKLLSEGSQSVYAGFDPTADSLHVGSLLPLMMLRRFQRAGHRPVALVGGATGMIGDPSGKSEERNLLSADQLEKNVAGIASQVQSFLDSDGDNAAQLVNNFDWMKNFSYLNFLRDVGKNFPVGVMMGKESVKSRLTSEAGLSYTEFSYMLLQAYDFVELNKKLGCRVQLGGSDQWGNITAGIDLGRRMGTPQLYGMTSPLLLTSDGRKMGKTERGTIWLSAERTSPYEFFQYWRNVDDKDVMTCLHYLTEIDREECESLAQELENNAGAAVAQKRLAEWLTQLVHGDAGLKSALNASQILFGGEISDLSDKELTQIFADVPSKELPKSSLEGEGLWVVEAFKTSGLVSSNGEARRAVQEGSAYINNQRQQDIDYKLTRADLASESVMVLRRGKKKYALLRFV comes from the coding sequence ATGACCGACATCCTCTCGGAACTCCGCTGGCGGAACCTGATCCATCAAGTCACCGATGAAGCGGGACTTGCGAAACTCTTGTCCGAAGGTTCTCAAAGCGTCTACGCGGGCTTCGACCCGACGGCCGACAGTCTGCACGTTGGCAGCCTGTTGCCCCTGATGATGCTGCGTCGTTTTCAACGCGCCGGGCATCGTCCGGTCGCGTTGGTTGGCGGTGCGACGGGAATGATTGGCGATCCGAGCGGGAAAAGCGAAGAGCGGAACCTGTTGTCGGCCGACCAGTTGGAAAAAAACGTCGCGGGGATCGCGTCGCAGGTGCAGAGTTTCCTCGACTCCGACGGCGACAATGCCGCTCAGTTGGTGAACAACTTCGACTGGATGAAAAACTTTAGCTACCTGAACTTCCTGCGTGATGTCGGCAAGAACTTTCCCGTCGGTGTGATGATGGGGAAGGAATCGGTTAAGTCGCGACTGACTAGCGAGGCGGGGCTCAGCTACACCGAGTTCAGTTACATGCTGTTGCAGGCCTACGACTTTGTCGAACTGAACAAGAAGCTCGGTTGCCGAGTGCAGTTGGGTGGCAGCGATCAATGGGGCAACATCACCGCCGGAATCGATCTCGGTCGCCGGATGGGGACGCCGCAGTTGTACGGCATGACCTCGCCGTTGCTGCTGACCAGCGATGGCCGCAAGATGGGCAAGACCGAACGGGGAACGATCTGGTTGAGTGCCGAACGGACGAGCCCTTACGAGTTCTTCCAATACTGGCGAAACGTCGACGATAAAGACGTGATGACCTGCTTGCACTACCTGACCGAGATCGACCGCGAGGAATGCGAGTCGCTGGCCCAAGAGCTGGAAAACAATGCGGGGGCCGCGGTCGCGCAGAAGCGGTTGGCCGAATGGTTGACTCAGTTGGTGCATGGCGATGCGGGATTGAAGAGCGCGCTGAACGCTTCGCAGATCCTGTTTGGTGGTGAGATCAGCGATCTGTCGGACAAAGAGCTGACGCAGATCTTCGCCGATGTTCCGAGCAAGGAGCTGCCGAAATCGTCGCTCGAAGGCGAGGGGCTTTGGGTCGTCGAAGCGTTCAAGACATCGGGGCTGGTTTCCAGTAACGGCGAAGCCCGTCGGGCGGTCCAAGAGGGAAGCGCCTACATCAATAACCAGCGGCAGCAGGATATCGACTACAAGTTGACGCGAGCCGATCTGGCCAGCGAATCGGTGATGGTGCTGCGGCGCGGCAAGAAGAAATACGCACTGCTGCGATTCGTCTAA
- a CDS encoding P-II family nitrogen regulator produces MKQVIAVVKPYLAQKVLGSLERAPIEAITVTEVKGFGRQKSYLDQYGDSEYSEAFLPKVEITAWVEDARVEEILAKLVSVARSGRMGDGKIFVMPVLGFLEEPSGT; encoded by the coding sequence GTGAAACAAGTCATCGCCGTCGTGAAGCCGTATCTCGCCCAAAAAGTCCTGGGGAGCCTGGAACGTGCGCCGATCGAAGCGATCACGGTCACCGAGGTCAAAGGTTTTGGACGCCAGAAAAGCTATCTAGACCAATACGGCGACAGCGAATATTCCGAGGCGTTTCTTCCCAAAGTCGAGATCACCGCTTGGGTGGAAGATGCTCGCGTCGAAGAGATCCTGGCCAAACTGGTCTCCGTCGCCCGCAGCGGCCGGATGGGAGACGGCAAGATTTTTGTGATGCCCGTGCTCGGGTTCCTGGAAGAACCAAGCGGCACTTAA
- a CDS encoding tetratricopeptide repeat protein: MYPINKASKHIARAGFWRVCRARGIAFRLIALAIGLLPLLMIESTLWVLDLPRAESRIEAIGEANGTRRLFLLNRATGRYEIAPDRLSLFRPDSFVAEKPADLRRVFVLGGSTVQGRPYQIETAFSTWLGLALQTCDPRHRWEVVNCGGVSYASYRVAAILDEVLQYQPDAIILYIGHNEFLERQSFGQLQRLPDWLVPSLSAVERMRTFQWLRSQIFADAALEPSTRELLTHNVDALLDNQGGLAEYHPDAPPREAVEEAFADNLDAMIAYCMQRNVPVIVCCPARNLVDCPPFKSEPLVPLDDSDQRAFDVAMATATEEQAAAADRIAALRTAQAIDPQNPSVAYRLGRLMLQAGEIETARQQLTLAADNDSCPLRIRSSMQSQIRAIAAQRQVPLLDVDRLMQSHSRNGLVGAKWMVDHVHPTVHGHQMIADALLEILVDQRITSSDVDCQSNRETAYADHLRSLDESYFVRGQQRLEGLKQWAAGRAR; the protein is encoded by the coding sequence TTGTATCCAATCAATAAGGCTTCCAAGCATATCGCCCGAGCTGGCTTTTGGCGAGTGTGCCGAGCCCGCGGGATCGCCTTTCGATTGATCGCCCTCGCGATTGGCTTGCTGCCATTGCTGATGATCGAATCGACCCTCTGGGTGCTCGATTTGCCGCGAGCCGAATCGAGGATCGAAGCGATCGGCGAAGCCAACGGCACGCGTCGCCTGTTCCTTCTCAATCGGGCGACCGGACGCTATGAGATCGCTCCGGATCGGTTGAGCCTGTTCCGCCCGGATTCTTTTGTCGCTGAAAAGCCAGCCGACCTGAGACGCGTTTTTGTCCTGGGAGGTTCGACCGTCCAGGGTCGTCCCTATCAAATCGAGACAGCTTTTTCGACTTGGCTGGGGCTGGCGCTACAAACGTGTGATCCCCGACATCGATGGGAAGTTGTCAATTGCGGCGGCGTTTCGTATGCCAGCTATCGCGTGGCGGCGATCCTCGACGAAGTGCTCCAATACCAACCCGATGCGATCATCTTATACATCGGACACAATGAATTTCTGGAGCGTCAGTCGTTCGGCCAGCTGCAACGCTTGCCCGACTGGCTAGTCCCGTCGCTGAGTGCGGTGGAGCGGATGAGGACGTTCCAATGGCTGCGCAGCCAGATCTTCGCCGACGCCGCGTTGGAACCGAGCACTCGCGAATTGCTGACTCACAACGTCGACGCACTCTTGGACAACCAAGGTGGCCTGGCGGAATATCATCCCGATGCGCCGCCGCGCGAGGCGGTGGAAGAGGCGTTTGCCGACAACCTCGACGCGATGATCGCCTATTGCATGCAGCGGAATGTGCCGGTCATCGTCTGCTGTCCGGCGAGGAACCTCGTCGATTGCCCGCCATTCAAATCGGAACCGCTGGTGCCGCTGGACGATTCCGATCAGCGAGCATTCGACGTGGCGATGGCGACAGCGACCGAGGAACAGGCCGCGGCAGCCGATCGCATCGCGGCGCTTCGCACGGCGCAAGCGATCGATCCCCAAAACCCAAGCGTCGCATATCGGCTGGGGCGACTGATGTTGCAGGCCGGGGAAATCGAGACGGCGCGGCAGCAACTGACACTTGCCGCCGACAACGACAGTTGCCCGCTGCGGATCCGCAGTTCGATGCAGAGTCAGATCCGTGCGATCGCCGCGCAACGACAGGTGCCGCTGCTGGACGTCGATCGACTGATGCAATCGCACAGCCGCAACGGATTGGTCGGGGCAAAGTGGATGGTCGACCATGTCCACCCGACGGTCCACGGCCATCAAATGATCGCCGATGCCCTATTGGAGATCCTCGTCGACCAGCGGATCACATCAAGCGACGTCGATTGCCAAAGCAACCGCGAGACGGCCTACGCCGATCACCTGCGATCGCTCGACGAAAGCTACTTCGTCCGCGGCCAACAACGGCTAGAAGGACTGAAGCAATGGGCCGCCGGCAGGGCGAGATAG
- a CDS encoding YaiI/YqxD family protein, producing the protein MKIWIDADAAPMDVKQIVFRAAKRLDVETILVANRMMEVPASLSMVRSIQVREGADQADRYIAAEGQRGDLAITADLPLAGDLVEKGLFVIDPRGEEYSPETITSRLSMRNFMDDLRGAGMVVGRTAPYGETDKKAFAATFDRLLTRAIRLAERAKK; encoded by the coding sequence GTGAAGATTTGGATCGATGCCGATGCGGCTCCCATGGATGTTAAGCAGATCGTGTTTCGCGCCGCCAAGCGATTGGATGTCGAAACGATTTTGGTCGCCAACCGGATGATGGAGGTTCCCGCCAGTTTGTCGATGGTGCGATCGATCCAGGTTCGCGAGGGAGCGGACCAGGCGGATCGTTACATCGCGGCGGAAGGCCAGCGGGGCGATCTGGCAATCACGGCCGATCTACCGTTGGCGGGTGACTTAGTCGAGAAAGGGTTGTTTGTGATCGATCCGCGGGGCGAAGAGTATTCGCCCGAGACGATCACCAGCCGGTTGTCGATGCGTAACTTTATGGACGACCTTCGCGGTGCGGGGATGGTCGTCGGCCGAACCGCTCCCTACGGCGAGACCGATAAAAAAGCGTTTGCCGCCACCTTCGACCGCCTGCTGACCCGGGCGATCCGCCTCGCGGAACGCGCGAAGAAGTAG
- a CDS encoding DUF1559 domain-containing protein produces MRVERFLIRKDFQTACKKWSRRRGFTLVELLVVIAIIGLLVGLLLPAVQAARETARRMSCSNQLKQIGLATHNYHSTFGRFPSGYVSYPTRNGSAPASVLIDPLTWDAGPGWGWSTGLLPFVEASTLIDSMRIDQPIWSAANRQAIATTLPLFLCPSATGGDGPFDVQGASGNPLTIGGGTVRVGRSHYVASHGQESCWGECGSAATGEIFTNIYTSTTTIVAIDGDAGRVADGPFFRNSKTRFRDVTDGTTNTIFFGEHSSALSDKTWVGVVPGAYTHPQFSSPENGPDAAATLTLVHAGPSGGELDITGSPIIHPVNFPTYHVGQMYSQHPGGGMVCMGDGSVRFISEYVDLFLWAELSSMNEGEVIAGESL; encoded by the coding sequence ATGCGAGTCGAACGTTTTCTCATTCGCAAAGACTTTCAAACCGCCTGCAAAAAATGGTCTCGCCGACGAGGGTTTACGCTAGTCGAACTGCTTGTGGTGATCGCGATTATTGGTTTGTTAGTGGGTCTGTTGCTGCCAGCCGTCCAGGCGGCTCGCGAGACGGCGCGGCGGATGTCGTGCAGCAATCAACTGAAGCAAATTGGACTGGCAACGCACAACTACCACTCCACCTTCGGACGGTTCCCATCAGGCTACGTCTCTTATCCGACAAGGAACGGTTCCGCACCCGCTTCGGTTCTGATCGATCCGCTGACCTGGGACGCCGGTCCCGGTTGGGGTTGGTCGACGGGTTTGCTGCCGTTTGTCGAAGCAAGCACGTTGATCGATAGCATGCGGATCGATCAACCGATCTGGTCGGCGGCAAATCGACAAGCGATTGCAACCACGCTGCCGTTGTTCTTGTGCCCCAGCGCTACCGGCGGCGACGGTCCGTTCGATGTTCAGGGCGCGTCGGGCAATCCATTGACCATCGGCGGCGGGACGGTTCGTGTCGGACGCAGCCACTACGTCGCAAGCCACGGTCAAGAGAGTTGTTGGGGCGAGTGTGGATCGGCGGCGACGGGAGAGATCTTTACCAACATCTACACGTCGACGACGACGATTGTGGCGATCGATGGTGATGCGGGGCGAGTGGCCGACGGGCCGTTCTTTCGGAATTCCAAAACGCGTTTCCGCGACGTGACCGATGGGACCACGAACACCATTTTTTTTGGTGAGCACAGTTCGGCACTGAGCGACAAAACGTGGGTGGGCGTCGTGCCCGGTGCTTACACACATCCACAATTCTCTTCGCCCGAAAACGGTCCCGACGCTGCGGCGACGCTGACATTGGTCCACGCCGGGCCCTCAGGCGGCGAACTGGATATCACCGGCAGCCCGATCATTCACCCTGTCAACTTCCCCACCTATCACGTCGGTCAGATGTATTCGCAGCATCCCGGCGGCGGGATGGTTTGCATGGGAGATGGAAGCGTTCGCTTTATCAGCGAATACGTCGATCTGTTCCTGTGGGCGGAACTGTCGAGTATGAACGAAGGCGAAGTCATCGCTGGGGAGTCGCTGTGA
- a CDS encoding glycoside hydrolase family protein has translation MQLSFSNRIVVAVALALVAPACGAAEPSIRELNRFAAAEAHQAVAVDATSYYAISSRSIGRYEKQTNKPIGNWTAPADSKIQHLNSGLVYDGRLYCAHSNWPASPLKNTLEIFDAATLKPLESKAFPESEGAINWIDRQHDAWWIVFAFYGEEVSRTQLVRYDDNWKPTGHWSFPEPVVQRFLPNSNSGGSFGPNGELYVTGHDRGELYVLEVPEADGELIYVNTLTAPLAGQGIAWDRSDVGSLYGIVRRNKEVVAMQMSNTEEFTKLKRPVEWVRNKNNPVIPPRGEGFDATRCMNPWVVRSGDNYRVFYAGRDKAGTHTLGMATSAIGNLADWERTGPLFGSGAPGSFDAKWCVLPHAVKFGDAQWHLYYTGNAGRGVGLSAFPGLGLATSSDGINWTRSDRPPVLAPSGEYGTPDAIGIAGGSLIAVDQPDGSKQWWFYYTGCPTTGKAHALNQQKTICLAISDDGIHWQKRGAVMLRNPERDYENIAVAGPVVMRDDDGMFRMWYSAIGTRWGFYSIAYAESDDGIYWRRGAESDDNLQLTPNGSGWEKQMVEYPTVIREGDHLRMFYCGNGYGTTGIGTAVSK, from the coding sequence ATGCAACTCTCCTTCTCAAACCGCATTGTCGTCGCGGTCGCTTTGGCTCTCGTAGCTCCCGCCTGCGGTGCCGCTGAACCATCGATCCGCGAACTGAACCGCTTCGCCGCCGCCGAAGCCCATCAGGCCGTCGCCGTCGACGCGACTTCTTATTACGCGATCTCCAGCCGATCGATCGGTCGCTATGAAAAACAAACCAACAAACCGATCGGCAACTGGACCGCACCCGCCGATTCGAAGATCCAGCATCTGAACAGCGGTCTCGTCTACGACGGGCGTCTGTATTGTGCCCACTCCAACTGGCCCGCCTCGCCGCTGAAGAACACGCTTGAAATCTTTGACGCCGCGACGCTGAAACCTTTGGAGAGCAAGGCGTTTCCCGAAAGCGAAGGAGCGATCAACTGGATCGATCGCCAACACGACGCGTGGTGGATCGTGTTTGCGTTTTACGGCGAAGAGGTCAGCCGGACTCAGCTGGTTCGATACGACGACAACTGGAAACCGACAGGCCACTGGAGTTTCCCGGAACCGGTCGTTCAGCGTTTTCTGCCCAACAGCAACTCCGGCGGCAGCTTTGGTCCCAACGGCGAGCTGTACGTGACCGGGCACGATCGCGGCGAACTGTACGTCTTGGAGGTTCCTGAGGCCGACGGCGAATTGATCTATGTCAACACGCTGACCGCGCCGCTCGCGGGGCAGGGCATCGCATGGGACCGCAGCGACGTCGGCTCGCTGTACGGGATCGTCCGTCGCAACAAAGAAGTCGTTGCGATGCAGATGTCCAACACCGAAGAGTTCACGAAATTGAAGCGTCCGGTGGAGTGGGTTCGCAATAAGAACAATCCCGTGATACCGCCGCGGGGCGAAGGATTTGATGCCACGCGTTGCATGAACCCATGGGTCGTCCGCAGCGGCGACAACTATCGCGTCTTCTACGCCGGCAGGGACAAGGCGGGGACGCACACGCTCGGAATGGCGACGTCGGCAATTGGCAACCTCGCCGATTGGGAGCGGACCGGTCCGCTGTTCGGCTCCGGCGCCCCCGGTTCGTTCGACGCCAAGTGGTGCGTGCTGCCACATGCTGTCAAATTTGGCGACGCGCAATGGCATCTGTATTACACCGGGAACGCCGGGCGTGGCGTAGGGCTGAGCGCCTTCCCGGGACTTGGTCTGGCGACCAGCAGCGATGGAATCAACTGGACGCGCAGCGATCGCCCGCCGGTTCTAGCTCCCAGCGGAGAATACGGCACTCCCGACGCGATCGGGATCGCTGGCGGATCGTTGATCGCGGTCGATCAACCCGACGGGTCGAAGCAGTGGTGGTTCTACTACACCGGCTGTCCAACAACCGGCAAAGCGCATGCGCTCAACCAGCAGAAGACGATCTGCCTGGCGATTTCCGACGACGGCATCCATTGGCAAAAGCGTGGCGCCGTGATGCTCCGCAACCCCGAACGCGACTACGAAAACATCGCCGTCGCCGGTCCGGTCGTGATGCGGGATGACGACGGCATGTTCCGCATGTGGTATTCGGCGATCGGCACGCGATGGGGCTTTTATTCGATCGCGTACGCCGAATCGGACGATGGCATCTACTGGCGCCGCGGAGCAGAATCGGACGACAACCTGCAACTCACTCCCAACGGTTCAGGCTGGGAAAAACAGATGGTCGAATACCCAACCGTGATCCGCGAAGGAGACCATCTGCGGATGTTCTATTGCGGCAACGGCTACGGCACCACCGGAATCGGAACCGCTGTCTCGAAGTAG
- a CDS encoding DUF4430 domain-containing protein, with amino-acid sequence MMFVCQTVSVASLQRIAGFGCLLLLALVGCQNATEPAAAPPADGPKVAVRFVFEFGEGEPVEVALDAVPAGSTVADAMRQIAEMHDTVQLEIVGKGDMTFVQSINGKTTSGNEGWLYTVNEEWAQEGVGAIELEDGDLVRWTYGESEF; translated from the coding sequence ATGATGTTCGTCTGTCAAACCGTCTCCGTTGCCAGCCTGCAGCGGATCGCTGGGTTCGGTTGCTTGTTGTTGCTTGCTTTGGTCGGATGCCAGAATGCGACCGAGCCCGCCGCGGCGCCGCCTGCGGATGGACCGAAGGTTGCGGTTCGCTTTGTCTTCGAATTTGGCGAGGGCGAACCTGTCGAAGTCGCTCTCGATGCGGTGCCGGCCGGTTCGACGGTCGCCGATGCGATGCGTCAGATCGCGGAGATGCACGACACGGTCCAGTTGGAGATCGTCGGCAAAGGAGATATGACGTTTGTTCAATCGATCAACGGCAAGACGACTTCCGGAAACGAAGGCTGGTTGTACACCGTGAACGAAGAATGGGCGCAGGAGGGCGTTGGAGCAATCGAGCTGGAAGATGGCGATTTGGTTCGCTGGACTTACGGCGAGTCAGAGTTCTAA
- the hisS gene encoding histidine--tRNA ligase has product MSLITPRTLRGFRDYLPEVMMPRERCMEIAREVFRSFGFAPIDTPALEYLEVLTGKGSDETDRQLYQFTDQGNRQVGMRFDLTVPFARFAAQHINELGTPFKRYHIAPVWRGEKSQAGRYREFIQCDFDTIGTQSVAADIETPLVIHSLMLALGFEAFKIHINDRRVLTGLLEHLGIAEHSVLVLRALDKLAKIGADKVAQEMQDTAGVSESQARAVLALAEIDVDADDLYAQLSKITGENATAALGIERLQQMREGLAAAGVPASRVKLDLTIARGLDYYTGVIFETFLDALPSIGSVCSGGRYDNLAELFTKQHLPGVGASLGLDRLLAAMEQLEMLPQVRTPAPVFIPYFDKGQLNAYLQLAAIVRAAGIGVEVFPEPKKLGQQLKYADGRGFTLALIAGNQEFEAGTCQVKDLRDKSTTDVQWSADQPEPLLDAIRSKLKS; this is encoded by the coding sequence ATGTCACTAATCACGCCGCGAACGCTTCGAGGCTTCCGCGATTATCTGCCCGAAGTCATGATGCCGCGGGAACGCTGCATGGAGATCGCTCGCGAAGTTTTCCGCAGTTTTGGCTTCGCCCCGATCGATACGCCGGCGCTCGAATACCTGGAGGTTTTGACCGGCAAGGGGAGTGACGAGACCGATCGCCAGCTGTACCAGTTTACCGATCAAGGGAACCGCCAGGTTGGCATGCGGTTCGATCTGACCGTCCCCTTCGCCCGCTTTGCCGCGCAACACATCAACGAATTGGGAACGCCGTTTAAGCGGTATCACATCGCGCCGGTTTGGCGAGGCGAGAAATCGCAAGCGGGCCGCTATCGCGAATTCATTCAGTGCGATTTCGACACCATCGGCACGCAGAGTGTCGCTGCAGACATCGAGACGCCGCTGGTGATCCATTCGCTGATGCTGGCGCTTGGGTTTGAAGCGTTCAAGATTCACATCAACGATCGCCGCGTGCTGACCGGTTTGTTGGAGCACTTGGGAATCGCCGAGCATTCGGTCTTGGTGCTTCGCGCGTTGGACAAGCTGGCCAAAATTGGAGCCGACAAAGTCGCTCAGGAGATGCAGGATACGGCGGGCGTTTCCGAGTCGCAGGCCCGCGCCGTTCTCGCCTTGGCCGAGATCGATGTCGACGCCGACGATCTGTATGCTCAATTGAGCAAGATCACCGGCGAAAACGCCACCGCGGCGTTGGGCATTGAGCGGCTGCAGCAGATGCGTGAAGGGCTCGCCGCCGCCGGCGTTCCCGCGTCGCGAGTGAAGTTGGACCTGACGATCGCGCGCGGACTCGACTACTACACCGGCGTGATCTTCGAGACTTTCCTCGACGCGTTGCCATCGATCGGTAGCGTCTGCAGCGGCGGTCGCTACGACAACTTGGCCGAACTGTTCACCAAGCAGCACCTGCCGGGCGTTGGGGCTTCGCTGGGCCTGGATCGCTTGTTGGCGGCGATGGAGCAGTTGGAGATGCTTCCGCAAGTCCGAACGCCGGCACCGGTTTTCATCCCTTATTTCGACAAGGGGCAACTGAACGCCTACCTGCAGTTGGCGGCAATTGTCCGCGCGGCGGGGATTGGCGTCGAGGTATTCCCCGAACCGAAGAAGCTGGGGCAACAACTGAAGTACGCCGACGGCCGCGGGTTCACGCTGGCGTTGATCGCTGGTAATCAGGAATTCGAAGCCGGAACGTGCCAGGTCAAAGACCTCCGTGATAAATCGACAACTGATGTGCAGTGGTCGGCCGACCAGCCCGAACCGTTGCTCGACGCGATTCGTAGCAAATTGAAATCCTAA
- a CDS encoding aldehyde dehydrogenase (NADP(+)) has translation MSTTAQSEPVLIAGQWRPASLDTANTNVFQATDPSNMELLSPVFPVSSWQDCDEALNAAAAAYAELRQLPRERIAAFLEAFADRIDAAKDRLVAAANRETGLPASPRLADVELPRTTNQLRLAAAACRSGDWAAATIDSKAGIRSCYQSLGPICVFGPNNFPFAFGSLSGGDFAAAIAAGNPVIGKANSSHPETTKIFAEEAFAALQATDLPTATVQLIYRLNHADGERLVADPRVGATGYTGSRGAGLALKAAADRAGKPIYLELSSVNPVAILPGAMVERGDAIIKDFVGSALMGTGQFCTSPGIILMTKGEDADKFVEAVSAAYQAATPGTLLSPAVTKSLGAGIQTLRDAGAELVCGGGDPVEGRCARSNTLLKTTGGKFLSDPETFQTEAFGNASMVVVADDIDQLTQVIDSLEGNLTGCIYSANDGSDDAVYPQVAFALEPKVGRILNDKMPTGVAVSPAMNHGGPYPSTGHPGFTAVGIPAALPRFAKLTCFDAVRPARLPELLQDKNPTGSTWRFIDGQWSQADV, from the coding sequence ATGTCCACAACAGCCCAATCCGAACCTGTTTTGATTGCCGGTCAATGGCGGCCTGCTTCGCTCGACACCGCGAATACTAACGTATTTCAAGCGACCGATCCAAGCAACATGGAATTGCTGAGCCCTGTTTTTCCGGTCAGTTCGTGGCAGGATTGCGACGAAGCGTTGAACGCCGCCGCTGCCGCTTATGCTGAACTGCGTCAGCTGCCACGCGAGCGAATCGCTGCGTTTTTGGAAGCCTTTGCCGACCGCATCGACGCTGCCAAAGATCGCTTGGTCGCCGCGGCGAACCGCGAAACCGGGCTGCCCGCCAGCCCGCGATTGGCCGACGTCGAACTGCCGCGGACGACGAACCAGTTGCGTTTGGCGGCCGCCGCCTGCCGCAGTGGCGATTGGGCCGCCGCGACGATCGATTCCAAAGCGGGCATCCGATCGTGTTACCAGTCCTTGGGGCCGATTTGCGTCTTTGGACCCAATAACTTTCCGTTCGCCTTCGGCAGCCTCAGCGGAGGCGATTTCGCCGCCGCGATCGCAGCGGGCAACCCCGTGATCGGCAAAGCGAACAGCTCGCATCCCGAAACGACCAAGATCTTCGCTGAAGAAGCGTTTGCCGCGCTGCAAGCGACCGACCTGCCGACCGCAACGGTTCAATTGATCTATCGTTTGAACCACGCCGATGGCGAGCGATTGGTCGCCGATCCTCGCGTTGGCGCGACCGGATACACCGGTTCGCGTGGCGCCGGTCTGGCACTCAAAGCGGCTGCCGATCGCGCTGGCAAACCGATCTATCTGGAATTGTCGAGCGTCAATCCCGTCGCGATCCTTCCCGGTGCGATGGTCGAACGCGGCGATGCGATCATCAAAGACTTTGTCGGCAGCGCCTTGATGGGAACCGGCCAGTTCTGCACTAGCCCCGGGATCATCCTGATGACCAAGGGTGAGGACGCGGACAAATTTGTCGAAGCGGTTTCGGCTGCCTATCAAGCGGCTACGCCCGGCACGTTGCTATCGCCCGCGGTCACGAAGTCGTTGGGAGCGGGAATCCAAACATTGCGCGACGCAGGGGCGGAATTGGTCTGCGGCGGAGGCGATCCGGTCGAAGGTCGCTGTGCCCGATCCAACACGCTGCTGAAAACAACGGGCGGGAAATTCCTTAGCGATCCTGAAACGTTCCAGACCGAAGCGTTTGGCAACGCGTCGATGGTTGTGGTTGCCGACGACATCGATCAATTGACCCAAGTGATCGATTCGTTGGAAGGCAATCTGACCGGATGCATCTATTCGGCGAACGACGGATCCGACGACGCGGTTTATCCGCAAGTCGCCTTCGCGTTGGAACCGAAGGTCGGCCGGATCTTGAATGACAAGATGCCGACCGGCGTCGCTGTCAGTCCCGCGATGAATCACGGCGGTCCCTATCCATCGACCGGCCACCCCGGCTTCACCGCCGTCGGCATTCCGGCCGCGTTGCCACGATTTGCCAAACTGACCTGCTTCGATGCCGTTCGGCCAGCACGCCTGCCCGAATTGCTGCAGGACAAAAATCCGACCGGGTCGACTTGGCGGTTCATCGACGGCCAGTGGTCGCAAGCCGACGTTTGA